In Methanoregula formicica SMSP, the DNA window TCAATGGGGCCTCGTGCCCGGCACTGCTCAAGGATCTCGGCCCTGCCGCTCTGCTCATCGACCATAACCAGGAATTTTTGCGAGAAGAGCGGTCCGAACCGCTTCGTAACTTCGTTGGGAATAAGGGTGACCATGTTATCGCCGAAAATTTCGTTAACAAAATAATCGGCAATAACTCTATTTATACAGATCGATCTTTCCCGTGCAATATCTCACACAGAAAGTGTATTAACATACAGAACAGGAGCTGTGAGTCTGCACTATCTTAGTAGAGCGGCATTCACACAGCAGGAATGGTAATTTTAACAGAACTGAAAAAAAGGAATGAAATCAGAGGACTTTGTGAAGCTCGATCTTGAAGGGTCCGAGCGTGCCGCCAAAGTTACCGGCCGAGATGAATTTGACACCCGGCACAGTTACTGCCGCCTTGATACCGGCTGCCATTGCTGCTGCAACCGACTTCTCGTCAACACCGTCAATGACGATCTCGTACACGGCCTTTACACCGGCCGGGATCTTGGAGTCTGCGACCTTCTCGCGGAGGGTCGGGCAGTACTTCTCGTTCGTGGATGCGGGCATGAACTTGTACTTCAGGCTGCCGACCTTGGAGCCGCTCGCAACGACACCGCCGGGGAAGCTCGTAATGGTCCCGGCAACACCGTCGATTGCCTCGACTGCTGCCTGGGCACCCATGAGGGCTGCCATCTGGTTCTCGCCCATGACAAAGAAGTTCCCGCCGGCAACGCCCTTGACGATGCCGAACTCTTCCTCACCGACATATTCGCCTTCCATGATCGGGATAACCCAGCACTTCCTGCCGCCGACTTCCTTCTGGTACTCGTGGCCATCGCCAAAGAAGTGGAGTTTGACCGGGATCTTCTCTTCGGCATTGGTGATGCCGTTAAAGACAGCAGTCGTGGGTGCCGTCAGGACGCACTCCGCAAGGCGCTCTACGACCTGTTCTTTGAGTTTCTTCTTGCTGGCACAGATCAGGATTGCCACGCCGGGGCGTCCGTCGGGGGTCTGTGAACCGTCCAGCTCACACTCGATACCTGCCTCGCACGGGCAGCCGATCGCGGATGTGGCAAACCCGGTAGCCTCGGTTGCTGCCTTCTTTGCCCATTCCTTGTTCACTGCAGTGATGATGACCCGGCAGACCCAGGTCGGGAATGCCTCTGCATAGGTATTGTCAATAGTAACGCCGTTGATTTCCATGAGATAACCTCTGGTACCACAAAGGTACCATGATGGTCACTGAATAAAGTTTCTAATTACATTTCCGGGCAGGACAGGATAAATGAAAGCGCAGCAAAATAACAAGAGATAATCCCAAGAGGTACATCAAAATTCATTAACTATGGCTTTTTTCCTATTAACATGCGAACCGGGTATTTAAACTAAAATAATACGATCGTCTATAAAACGGGGGTACATCGCCAATAAATTTCAGAACATTTATCTATCATCTTCTACCACTTTTTGTTAGTCGATTTTTAGAATCGATCTATAGCTGGTGCGTGAAGATCAAAAATGGCATTTGCAGTGCACATAACAAAAAACGAATGTACTAGCTGTAAAAATTGTGTGGTTGCTTGTCCTGGTTTCGCAGGTGAGCTTCGTGCAGCGGATTCTGTGCCAACGGATGATGTCTGCCGGGTCGGGAACGGGTTTCCGTTTTTCCTGATTTCAGAGGGAAGCTCACACGCCGGATCCGGCGTCTGCGTCCGGGCGTGCCCATACGGTGTTATCAGAATTGCAGGCCCC includes these proteins:
- the fhcD gene encoding formylmethanofuran--tetrahydromethanopterin N-formyltransferase, with amino-acid sequence MEINGVTIDNTYAEAFPTWVCRVIITAVNKEWAKKAATEATGFATSAIGCPCEAGIECELDGSQTPDGRPGVAILICASKKKLKEQVVERLAECVLTAPTTAVFNGITNAEEKIPVKLHFFGDGHEYQKEVGGRKCWVIPIMEGEYVGEEEFGIVKGVAGGNFFVMGENQMAALMGAQAAVEAIDGVAGTITSFPGGVVASGSKVGSLKYKFMPASTNEKYCPTLREKVADSKIPAGVKAVYEIVIDGVDEKSVAAAMAAGIKAAVTVPGVKFISAGNFGGTLGPFKIELHKVL